Proteins found in one Thalassomonas actiniarum genomic segment:
- a CDS encoding S8 family serine peptidase — MMNKHIKGLAKGFTLGAVAIAVLGSINTTVAAEATFNGPGDIKPALVNNRYVVTFKNTASVMSDGKVSPAAVMSLMQTYGAKTIRTLDRINGVAIEINPSDVANLLNNDQVEMVEVDQPRYLLDDVNIMAESTPYGITMVQADQVSDAAAANQKVCIVDTGYNRNHEDLRSSNVTGDDNDGNGNDTGNWYDDGHGHGSHVAGTIAALGGNGVGVVGVNPSGDVGLHIVKVFNNSGSWAYGSDLIAAISQCEAAGASVISMSLGGGASMTSESNAFASALNNGVLSIAAAGNDGNSTKSYPASYDSVMSVGAVDSSENIASFSQFNNQVEISAPGVAVNSTITGNGYASWSGTSMATPHVSGVAALVWSNHPTCTASQIRDALNNTAKDKGSSGRDNYYGYGIVQAKAAHDALTNDGCGTTPPPPPPPGDLEGSISGIGESRNNWFRHSIDVPAGISSMTIKISGGSGDADLYVKEGSEPTSGWFGSYDCRPYLNGNDEVCTFSNPGAGTWHIGIKAYSTFSGVTLDWTGN, encoded by the coding sequence ATGATGAACAAGCATATTAAAGGACTAGCAAAAGGATTTACCTTAGGCGCTGTCGCCATTGCCGTTTTAGGATCGATTAACACTACTGTCGCCGCCGAAGCCACGTTTAACGGCCCGGGCGACATTAAGCCGGCTCTGGTAAATAACCGCTATGTGGTCACCTTCAAAAATACTGCCAGTGTCATGTCTGACGGTAAGGTGTCCCCTGCTGCGGTAATGAGCTTAATGCAAACTTATGGTGCAAAAACCATACGTACCTTAGACCGTATCAATGGTGTTGCTATTGAAATCAACCCTTCCGATGTCGCTAATTTATTAAATAACGACCAGGTTGAGATGGTGGAAGTGGATCAGCCGCGTTATCTCCTTGATGATGTCAACATCATGGCAGAGTCTACCCCGTACGGTATTACTATGGTGCAGGCAGATCAGGTCAGCGATGCTGCTGCAGCCAACCAGAAAGTGTGTATTGTTGACACCGGCTATAACCGCAACCACGAAGATTTAAGAAGTTCAAACGTGACCGGTGACGACAACGACGGCAACGGTAACGACACCGGAAACTGGTATGACGATGGCCATGGTCACGGTAGCCACGTTGCCGGGACTATTGCCGCGTTGGGCGGCAACGGTGTAGGCGTAGTTGGCGTTAACCCAAGCGGTGATGTCGGCCTGCATATTGTCAAGGTCTTCAACAATTCCGGCAGCTGGGCTTACGGCTCAGACTTAATCGCTGCCATTTCACAATGTGAAGCCGCTGGTGCCAGCGTTATCAGCATGAGTTTAGGTGGCGGCGCCAGCATGACTTCTGAGTCTAATGCTTTTGCCTCAGCCCTTAATAACGGCGTATTATCTATCGCCGCCGCCGGTAACGACGGTAACAGCACTAAGTCTTATCCGGCTTCCTATGATTCTGTCATGTCAGTTGGCGCCGTTGACAGCAGTGAAAATATTGCTTCATTTTCACAATTCAACAACCAGGTAGAAATCTCCGCACCGGGTGTGGCTGTCAACTCCACCATTACCGGCAACGGCTATGCCAGCTGGAGCGGTACTTCCATGGCAACACCTCATGTTTCAGGGGTCGCCGCCCTGGTATGGAGTAACCACCCTACCTGTACTGCATCTCAAATTCGTGACGCTTTAAATAATACCGCCAAAGACAAAGGTTCTTCTGGCCGCGATAACTATTACGGTTACGGTATTGTTCAAGCCAAAGCTGCACACGATGCACTGACCAATGACGGCTGTGGTACTACTCCTCCGCCACCACCACCACCGGGTGATCTGGAAGGCAGTATCTCAGGTATAGGTGAGAGCAGAAATAACTGGTTCCGTCATAGCATTGACGTACCGGCAGGCATCAGCTCTATGACCATCAAGATTTCCGGCGGCAGCGGTGATGCCGATCTTTATGTAAAAGAAGGCAGCGAGCCGACTTCCGGCTGGTTTGGTAGCTACGATTGTCGTCCTTACCTCAATGGTAATGATGAGGTTTGTACCTTCTCTAATCCGGGTGCAGGCACCTGGCATATCGGCATTAAGGCCTACTCGACCTTTAGCGGTGTGACTTTAGATTGGACAGGTAACTAA